The Primulina tabacum isolate GXHZ01 chromosome 7, ASM2559414v2, whole genome shotgun sequence genome includes a window with the following:
- the LOC142550853 gene encoding ethylene-responsive transcription factor ERF062-like translates to MDPFFSRPKGSSSCSEGVAEGWKSFANRNVFCDTNETNLSHVGSKIQLFSSPETSDSPENEVFSDTIPTTQLLDFSKESIVPNECRDHYFFHGFINPLNQDSSSVCDHEGSYVPQNFLESFRSSIFTKVSEPFVSSSSINSKFTNLGLYLQDPSSLRGCEESLSFGGRRESKSFCENPIFSTPQLGQNHLDSSTEWLKIYQNQENYSSKCSSDHHWLNNTKPAKFPGRKVQQKSSLSSGKLFRGVRQRHWGKWVAEIRLPRNRTRVWLGTFDTAEEAAFAYDTASYILRGDYGHLNFPDLKQKIKENLMNNHTAALLEAKLQAISKGMPVSKRSMSQKSASKKDSENKSGSEMIEFEKTSEGIASDLDPVQLSKMPSLDMDMIWDALSVSDSQLGNQRKIYTD, encoded by the coding sequence ATGGATCCCTTCTTCTCGAGGCCGAAGGGATCATCGTCTTGTTCAGAAGGAGTGGCAGAAGGATGGAAATCATTCGCGAACCGGAACGTTTTTTGTGATACAAACGAGACCAATTTAAGCCATGTTGGTAGCAAAATCCAGTTGTTTTCGAGTCCGGAAACTAGTGATTCGCCTGAAAACGAGGTCTTTTCTGATACTATTCCGACTACTCAGCTATTAGATTTCTCAAAAGAAAGTATTGTTCCTAATGAATGTCGTGATCATTATTTCTTTCATGGATTCATCAATCCTCTCAATCAAGATTCATCATCAGTATGTGATCATGAAGGGAGTTATGTTCCCCAAAACTTTCTTGAATCATTTAGATCTTCAATTTTTACCAAAGTTTCTGAACCTTTTGTATCATCTTCTTCTATCAACTCGAAGTTCACAAATCTAGGCTTATATCTCCAAGATCCATCCTCACTAAGGGGGTGTGAAGAATCACTCAGCTTCGGCGGAAGACGAGAATCCAAATCTTTCTGTGAGAACCCTATATTTTCCACGCCTCAACTCGGTCAAAATCATCTTGATTCAAGCACCGAATGGCTGAAAATCTATCAGAATCAAGAAAACTACTCTTCAAAATGTTCAAGTGATCACCACTGGCTCAACAATACCAAACCGGCTAAGTTTCCGGGCCGAAAAGTTCAACAGAAATCTAGTTTGTCATCGGGGAAACTTTTCAGGGGCGTGAGACAAAGGCACTGGGGAAAATGGGTTGCAGAAATAAGGCTACCCCGGAACCGAACGAGGGTTTGGTTAGGAACTTTTGATACAGCGGAAGAAGCAGCTTTCGCGTACGATACAGCTTCATACATTCTCAGAGGTGATTATGGGCACCTGAATTTCCCAGATTTGAAGCAGAAAATCAAGGAGAATTTGATGAACAATCATACAGCAGCACTTCTTGAAGCCAAATTACAAGCTATCTCGAAAGGGATGCCGGTTTCGAAGAGAAGCATGAGCCAGAAATCTGCGTCCAAGAAAGATTCAGAGAACAAATCAGGATCAGAAATGATCGAATTCGAAAAAACTTCAGAAGGTATTGCATCTGATCTTGATCCAGTTCAACTGAGCAAAATGCCATCTTTGGATATGGACATGATATGGGATGCACTTTCGGTCTCGGATTCACAACTTGGAAATCAGAGAAAAATTTACACTGATTAA